Proteins encoded in a region of the Spiroplasma endosymbiont of Amphimallon solstitiale genome:
- a CDS encoding IS5 family transposase (programmed frameshift) → MHKNYPSHVTKEQFENIKSILENSKKKTKPRSLDLYEVFCAILYVLKSGCQWRMLPKNFPKWQTVYYYFQIWSKNNGKEPSVLQLILKKLVKKIRINNNRKEQTSFCIIDSQSVKNTDTTENKGYDAGKKISGIKRHIVVDSQGLPHAIYITTAEKTDRNSAIIMIENEKENLSAVQKIIVDAGYTGEKFASEIKTIINANVEVIKRNELHTFVVLPKRWIVERSFAWLEKYRRLWKNCERKLNTSLQMVVLSFISVLLKRF, encoded by the exons ATGCATAAAAATTATCCAAGTCATGTCACCAAAGAACAATTTGAGAACATAAAATCAATTTTAGAAAATAGCAAAAAGAAAACAAAACCAAGAAGTTTAGATTTATATGAAGTATTTTGTGCAATTTTATATGTATTAAAAAGTGGTTGTCAATGAAGAATGCTACCAAAAAATTTTCCAAAATGACAAACTGTATATTATTATTTTCAAATTTGAAGTAAAAATAATGGTAAAGAACCTAGTGTATTGCAATTAATTTTA AAAAAATTAGTTAAAAAAATTCGTATCAATAATAATCGCAAAGAACAAACTAGTTTTTGTATAATTGATTCGCAAAGTGTTAAAAATACAGATACTACCGAAAATAAAGGTTATGATGCTGGTAAAAAGATTTCAGGCATAAAACGTCATATTGTTGTTGATTCTCAAGGTTTACCACATGCAATTTACATAACCACAGCAGAAAAAACAGATCGTAATAGCGCTATAATAATGATTGAAAATGAAAAAGAAAATCTTTCTGCAGTTCAAAAAATAATAGTAGATGCTGGTTATACTGGTGAAAAATTTGCTTCTGAAATCAAAACAATCATAAATGCAAATGTTGAAGTGATAAAACGTAATGAATTACATACTTTTGTAGTATTACCAAAAAGATGAATTGTAGAACGAAGCTTTGCTTGATTAGAAAAATACAGAAGATTATGAAAAAATTGTGAAAGAAAACTAAATACTAGTTTACAAATGGTTGTTCTTTCATTTATTTCAGTTTTATTAAAAAGATTCTAA